A stretch of Candidatus Methylomirabilota bacterium DNA encodes these proteins:
- the mscL gene encoding large conductance mechanosensitive channel protein MscL, translating into MPNEFKTFILRGNVVDLAVGVVIGASFGAIVTSLVNDLLMPPIGLLLGRVDFSSLFVTLGRQSFPSLAAAKAAGAPTLNYGLFLNAVINFLIVAGAVFLVVKQVNHLFPKPVTTTKECRHCAMTIPLKARRCPHCTGELAAA; encoded by the coding sequence ATGCCGAACGAGTTCAAGACCTTCATCCTGCGCGGCAACGTCGTCGACCTCGCCGTCGGCGTCGTGATCGGCGCGAGCTTCGGCGCCATCGTGACGTCGCTCGTCAACGATCTGCTCATGCCCCCGATCGGGCTCCTGCTCGGCCGGGTGGACTTCTCCAGCCTGTTCGTGACCCTGGGCCGCCAGTCGTTCCCCTCGCTCGCCGCGGCCAAGGCCGCGGGCGCGCCGACCCTCAACTACGGCCTCTTCCTCAACGCGGTCATCAACTTCCTGATCGTCGCGGGCGCGGTCTTCCTGGTGGTCAAGCAGGTCAACCACCTGTTCCCGAAGCCGGTGACGACGACGAAGGAGTGCCGCCACTGCGCCATGACCATTCCGCTGAAGGCGCGGCGGTGCCCGCACTGCACGGGTGAGCTCGCGGCCGCGTAG